One segment of Desulfosudis oleivorans Hxd3 DNA contains the following:
- a CDS encoding tetratricopeptide repeat protein produces the protein MKIPYFFYIKYWIAHSAAAMAVGLLLMLLIPPLPVYCPWFPLICLLIDQVIIYRLFWGDRQGDFEYKYREVILEKRISRVIIQKYGVFKYFQYYIDQFNQIGYSQKTICLNLLKDEKISQDYAKKFIILLKTSDLFVKDGDNTSAIQYLKHAINIKPTDLVANYRLAVLYESIGDREKAIEHYLKGMRDSLINSDRLRRYIKSQIKRVETKGPMKKPPMLGLRYMSW, from the coding sequence ATGAAAATACCCTATTTTTTTTATATCAAATATTGGATTGCTCATTCTGCTGCAGCAATGGCAGTAGGCCTCTTACTTATGTTGTTGATACCTCCTTTGCCCGTCTATTGTCCATGGTTTCCATTGATATGCCTATTAATTGATCAGGTTATTATATACAGACTTTTCTGGGGTGATAGACAAGGCGATTTTGAATATAAATATAGAGAAGTCATACTAGAAAAAAGAATTAGCCGTGTTATTATACAAAAATATGGGGTATTTAAATATTTTCAATATTATATCGATCAATTTAATCAGATAGGATATTCTCAAAAAACAATATGCCTAAATCTATTAAAAGATGAAAAAATATCTCAGGATTATGCAAAAAAATTTATCATCTTACTGAAAACAAGTGATCTTTTTGTGAAAGACGGGGACAATACTAGCGCTATCCAGTATTTAAAACATGCAATTAATATCAAGCCAACGGATCTTGTAGCAAACTATCGTTTAGCAGTATTGTATGAATCGATAGGAGATAGAGAAAAAGCTATCGAGCACTATCTCAAGGGGATGAGGGATTCTTTAATTAACTCAGATCGATTAAGGCGGTACATAAAATCACAAATTAAGCGTGTGGAGACAAAAGGACCTATGAAAAAACCACCTATGCTAGGCCTTAGGTATATGAGTTGGTAA
- a CDS encoding transposase has product MARLARVVAPGMPHHITQRGNRRQKTFFSDDDYTAYIDLMAEWCDRHGVEVWSYCLMPNHIHLIAVPPAHENLMLAIGEAHRRYTRRINFQKGWKGHLWQGRFASYILDEAYLLACARYIEMNPVRAKLVETPAKWKWSSAAAHIKKQDDKLVKTEPLTALIQKPQNFEDTLLI; this is encoded by the coding sequence ATGGCAAGATTGGCAAGAGTTGTGGCTCCCGGCATGCCTCACCATATTACCCAGAGAGGCAACCGGCGTCAGAAGACCTTTTTCTCTGATGATGATTATACTGCCTATATCGACCTGATGGCGGAGTGGTGCGACAGGCATGGGGTGGAGGTCTGGTCGTATTGCCTGATGCCGAACCATATTCATCTGATTGCCGTTCCTCCTGCGCACGAAAATCTAATGCTTGCGATTGGTGAAGCCCATCGCCGGTATACCCGCCGAATCAATTTTCAGAAAGGCTGGAAAGGCCATCTGTGGCAGGGGCGATTTGCTTCGTACATACTGGATGAGGCCTATCTGCTGGCATGCGCCCGTTACATAGAGATGAATCCGGTGCGGGCGAAACTGGTAGAAACACCGGCAAAGTGGAAGTGGAGCAGCGCGGCGGCTCACATCAAAAAGCAGGACGATAAACTGGTAAAAACTGAACCACTGACTGCACTTATTCAAAAGCCACAGAATTTCGAGGACACCTTACTTATCTAA
- a CDS encoding sensor histidine kinase gives MDTHFASPERADRDQLAKEITLISDNVLVDGLMRLVPGLFMVLNRHRQILVINEAMLVMLNVGSAHDVLGLRPGEAVHCVHAGEMPGGCGTSQCCASCGAAIAIVTALCENTTVEKYCTLTFHQENHEAHLYLSVRCTPLSLKGELFLLVFLQDITRRQKMAFLTRSFLHDISNTISGLMGLLQHYENEKNSEASRASNLLQRVSHLSTRLAREVEIHRLLFRREQGVYTPQWEPVTVLEILKDIGDAFAGHPEARDKDLLFPQPSSDLQLVLTTDRFLSVRVLSNMVLNALEASSPGDTVRVSVSRTLDRLTFSVWNKGFISPEIARRIFERDFTTHAEEGRGLGAYTMKRFGEECLGGTVDFLTSPENGTTFSFTAPI, from the coding sequence ATGGACACCCATTTTGCTTCTCCGGAACGGGCCGACAGGGATCAACTGGCAAAAGAGATCACACTGATCAGTGACAACGTGCTTGTGGACGGCCTGATGCGCCTGGTGCCGGGACTCTTCATGGTATTGAACCGGCACCGCCAGATCCTTGTGATCAACGAGGCCATGCTGGTCATGCTGAACGTGGGCAGCGCGCATGATGTGCTGGGCCTTCGGCCGGGGGAAGCGGTCCATTGCGTGCATGCCGGTGAGATGCCCGGCGGCTGCGGCACCTCCCAGTGCTGCGCCTCCTGCGGCGCCGCCATCGCCATTGTCACGGCCCTGTGTGAAAACACAACGGTTGAAAAGTATTGTACCCTTACCTTCCACCAGGAAAACCATGAGGCCCACCTTTACCTTTCGGTACGATGTACCCCGCTCTCCCTGAAGGGGGAGCTGTTTCTGCTGGTTTTTCTGCAGGACATCACCAGGCGCCAGAAAATGGCCTTTCTGACCCGTTCCTTTCTGCACGACATCAGCAACACCATTTCAGGGCTGATGGGCCTGCTTCAACATTATGAAAACGAAAAGAACAGCGAAGCCTCCCGCGCATCAAACCTGCTCCAGCGTGTTTCCCACCTTTCCACCCGGCTGGCCCGGGAGGTTGAAATTCATCGGCTTCTCTTCAGGCGGGAGCAGGGGGTTTACACGCCTCAGTGGGAACCGGTGACGGTACTGGAGATTTTAAAGGACATCGGCGATGCCTTTGCCGGTCATCCCGAGGCCCGGGACAAGGATCTGCTGTTTCCCCAGCCCAGCAGCGACCTCCAGCTGGTGCTTACCACTGACCGTTTTCTGTCGGTACGGGTGTTGTCCAATATGGTGTTAAACGCACTGGAAGCATCCAGTCCCGGCGACACCGTTCGCGTGTCGGTTTCACGGACCCTGGACCGGCTGACCTTTTCTGTTTGGAACAAAGGTTTTATTTCGCCTGAAATTGCCCGGCGGATTTTTGAGCGGGATTTTACCACCCATGCGGAAGAGGGCCGGGGCCTTGGCGCCTATACCATGAAACGGTTCGGCGAGGAGTGCCTGGGCGGAACGGTCGATTTTCTCACATCCCCCGAAAACGGGACCACCTTTTCCTTCACGGCTCCCATATAG
- a CDS encoding AbrB/MazE/SpoVT family DNA-binding domain-containing protein, whose amino-acid sequence MPLATLTGKGQITIPVSVRQALGLHAGDKLEFVLNENGEVICKPVVKRVDDVFGRLHKPGRKTVSVEAMDAAIRRKLQERAK is encoded by the coding sequence ATGCCGCTAGCCACTTTAACCGGTAAGGGCCAAATCACCATCCCCGTGTCGGTCCGGCAAGCCCTGGGCCTGCACGCGGGGGACAAGCTGGAATTTGTCCTTAACGAAAACGGCGAGGTTATCTGCAAGCCTGTTGTCAAAAGGGTGGATGATGTCTTCGGCCGGCTGCACAAGCCCGGGCGAAAGACGGTTTCAGTCGAGGCAATGGATGCCGCGATCCGGCGGAAACTACAGGAGCGGGCCAAATGA
- a CDS encoding 6-phosphofructokinase, whose translation MTTEDGRMAAFLQKKEVRQVVDNVSREETLRKSFQPERCEAFAGAYTAVRTVSGFKFKKNREAEKQLPDIIDNPVQQIYREDAPAEDFKEKYCRKQTIGIVFSGGPAPGGHNVIAGLFDAARAANPETVIYGFILGPDGVIEGEAVEITPEMVNNYRNTGGFSMIKTGRTKIDTQEKMALSKTTCAKYGLNALVIVGGDDSNTNAAFLAQAMLEDGVQVIGVPKTIDGDIQVRDDEGRVLCAMSFGFHSAARGFARQISNLCTDCSSDVKYWHVCKVMGRVASHLALEVALQTHANITLIGEDLADYVDQRRLDAAEKAGTIDYTAYGMTLRHLSRVICDAIVRRAAVGKNYGVIVIPEGVLEFINEIQVFIIKLNTIIGEYNYTHDTDFHTDFLLLEDKLDYLRRLARRSREEADFSVWNTRDDDLFNDIPPFFQEGLLMERDSHGNFPFSQVETERVIMELVTDYLERLIEQGEYKIGIKNVYYVQTMQKAGMDPDYYGPFLFRNWGQDYLLFHVSMISLKTLTSELTRQGAILDNEKVPGPIEKLFKKSIPKFKTQYHFYGYDGRGNDPTTFDCTYTYNLGMTVFSLIANGATGQMAAIKNLEKGFAKWVPLGIPIAPLMHLEERKGRLELVLEKSLVDVRAPAFQAVKALRAAWLCARSEDDHFRKPAPISLEATTEEDRPLTLTLNAFADEFKQANE comes from the coding sequence ATGACAACGGAAGACGGACGCATGGCGGCTTTCCTTCAAAAAAAGGAGGTTCGTCAGGTCGTTGATAATGTCAGCAGGGAAGAGACGTTGCGCAAAAGCTTTCAGCCGGAACGGTGTGAGGCCTTTGCCGGCGCATACACAGCGGTGCGAACCGTTTCAGGGTTCAAGTTCAAGAAAAACAGGGAAGCGGAAAAACAGCTGCCCGATATCATCGATAATCCGGTGCAGCAGATTTACAGGGAAGATGCACCGGCAGAGGATTTCAAGGAAAAATACTGCCGGAAACAGACCATCGGCATTGTTTTTTCCGGCGGGCCGGCGCCGGGGGGGCATAATGTCATTGCCGGGCTTTTTGACGCGGCCAGGGCCGCCAACCCGGAAACCGTTATTTACGGCTTCATACTGGGGCCCGACGGTGTGATTGAGGGGGAGGCTGTTGAAATCACGCCGGAGATGGTGAACAACTACCGGAACACGGGCGGTTTTTCCATGATCAAGACCGGCCGCACCAAAATTGATACGCAGGAAAAAATGGCCCTGTCCAAAACGACCTGCGCCAAGTACGGCCTGAATGCGCTGGTGATCGTGGGCGGGGACGACTCCAACACCAATGCCGCCTTTCTGGCCCAGGCCATGCTGGAAGACGGGGTGCAGGTCATCGGCGTGCCCAAGACCATTGACGGTGATATACAGGTGCGGGACGACGAAGGCCGGGTGTTGTGCGCCATGTCTTTCGGGTTCCACTCCGCGGCCCGCGGGTTTGCCCGGCAGATCAGCAACCTGTGCACCGACTGCAGCTCGGATGTCAAGTACTGGCACGTGTGCAAGGTCATGGGCCGCGTGGCCAGCCATCTGGCCCTTGAGGTGGCGCTGCAGACCCATGCCAACATTACCCTCATCGGTGAAGACCTGGCCGATTACGTGGACCAGCGGCGTCTGGATGCCGCTGAAAAAGCGGGCACCATCGACTATACCGCCTACGGCATGACCCTGCGTCATCTCTCCCGTGTCATCTGCGATGCCATTGTGCGGCGCGCCGCAGTGGGAAAAAATTACGGGGTTATTGTAATACCCGAGGGTGTACTGGAATTTATCAATGAAATCCAGGTATTCATCATCAAACTCAACACGATTATCGGTGAGTACAATTATACCCACGACACCGACTTTCACACGGATTTCCTCCTTTTGGAAGACAAGCTCGACTACCTGCGGCGTCTGGCCCGTCGCTCCAGGGAAGAGGCGGACTTTTCCGTGTGGAACACCCGGGATGACGACCTGTTCAATGATATTCCGCCCTTCTTTCAGGAAGGCCTGCTCATGGAGCGGGACAGTCACGGCAACTTTCCCTTTTCCCAGGTGGAGACCGAAAGGGTGATCATGGAGCTGGTGACCGATTACCTGGAGCGGCTGATAGAGCAGGGGGAGTACAAAATCGGCATCAAAAACGTCTACTATGTTCAAACCATGCAGAAGGCCGGCATGGATCCTGATTACTACGGACCTTTTCTTTTCAGAAACTGGGGCCAGGACTACCTGCTGTTTCACGTCAGCATGATCTCCTTAAAAACCCTGACCAGTGAACTGACCCGGCAGGGCGCCATTCTCGATAATGAAAAAGTGCCCGGCCCCATTGAAAAGCTGTTTAAAAAGTCGATTCCCAAGTTCAAGACCCAGTACCATTTTTACGGTTATGACGGCCGGGGCAACGATCCCACCACCTTTGACTGTACCTACACCTACAACCTGGGCATGACCGTCTTCTCCCTGATTGCCAACGGTGCTACCGGCCAGATGGCGGCCATCAAGAACCTGGAAAAAGGGTTTGCCAAGTGGGTGCCCCTGGGCATTCCCATTGCACCGCTCATGCACCTTGAAGAACGAAAGGGCCGGCTGGAACTGGTCCTGGAAAAAAGCCTGGTGGATGTCCGGGCCCCGGCCTTTCAGGCGGTAAAGGCGCTTCGGGCGGCATGGCTCTGCGCCCGGTCTGAAGATGATCATTTCCGCAAGCCCGCCCCCATTTCACTGGAAGCCACCACCGAGGAGGACCGGCCCCTGACACTGACGCTCAACGCGTTTGCCGACGAATTCAAGCAGGCAAACGAATAA
- a CDS encoding 4Fe-4S dicluster-binding protein — MNDPVYQRLAEVLDTLPNGFPKTDSGVEIRLLQKMFEPEEADLFGEMKLKFETVDQIATRTKRPKSELASQLDSMWRRGLLFGVDLGGVKLYKMMPWVFGLYEFHIQRMDKEFVELCEAYAPHFGKQFFENGPSLMRVVPVEKEISAGQQALAYDRVSAIIENGQSFGVNECICKKEQHMLDNGCDKPREVCLAVAPVPNVFDNSPLGMRVISKQEAYDILKTAEEAGLVHMAANMKNGQYYICNCCGCCCGVLRAINEMGAHSAVVSNYYAAIDADACIACGVCADERCQVHAIEAADDTYRVIREKCIGCGLCVSTCPSEAIVLVEKPKDEQIDPPENEDHWFMLRGQARGVDFSRFV; from the coding sequence ATGAACGACCCGGTATATCAACGTCTGGCCGAGGTACTGGACACCCTGCCCAACGGCTTTCCAAAAACCGACAGCGGCGTTGAAATCCGGCTGCTTCAGAAAATGTTTGAACCGGAAGAGGCCGATCTGTTCGGCGAAATGAAGCTCAAGTTTGAAACCGTGGACCAGATCGCGACCCGGACCAAACGGCCCAAGTCCGAACTGGCGTCACAGCTGGACAGCATGTGGCGCCGGGGCCTGCTGTTCGGTGTGGACCTGGGCGGGGTAAAGCTCTACAAGATGATGCCCTGGGTCTTCGGCCTGTATGAGTTTCACATTCAGCGCATGGACAAAGAGTTCGTGGAGCTGTGCGAGGCCTACGCGCCCCATTTCGGAAAACAGTTTTTCGAGAACGGCCCCAGCCTGATGCGGGTGGTGCCTGTTGAAAAAGAGATTTCCGCCGGCCAGCAGGCCCTTGCCTACGACCGGGTGTCGGCCATCATCGAAAACGGCCAGTCCTTCGGCGTCAACGAATGTATCTGCAAAAAAGAGCAGCACATGCTCGACAACGGGTGCGACAAGCCCCGGGAGGTGTGCCTGGCCGTGGCGCCGGTGCCGAACGTGTTTGACAACTCACCTTTGGGCATGCGGGTGATTTCCAAACAGGAGGCCTACGATATTCTGAAAACAGCCGAAGAGGCGGGCCTGGTCCACATGGCGGCCAATATGAAAAACGGCCAGTACTATATATGCAACTGCTGCGGGTGCTGCTGCGGCGTGCTGCGGGCCATCAACGAAATGGGCGCCCACAGCGCCGTTGTCTCCAATTATTACGCGGCCATTGACGCCGACGCGTGTATAGCGTGCGGGGTGTGCGCCGATGAGCGGTGCCAGGTCCACGCCATTGAAGCGGCCGATGATACCTATCGCGTTATCCGTGAAAAATGCATCGGCTGCGGCCTGTGTGTCTCCACCTGTCCTTCCGAGGCCATTGTCCTGGTTGAAAAGCCGAAGGATGAGCAGATTGATCCCCCGGAAAATGAAGATCACTGGTTCATGCTGAGGGGGCAGGCCAGGGGGGTGGATTTCAGCCGGTTTGTGTAG
- a CDS encoding Txe/YoeB family addiction module toxin: MTPVKNLVFDPAGFEDLSWWIEKDRKKALRIIKLIKEVQRDPFHGAGKPEPLKHELSGCWSRRIDQEHRLVYEVTKDTIRILACRYHY, from the coding sequence ATGACGCCTGTAAAAAACTTGGTGTTTGATCCTGCCGGGTTTGAAGACCTGTCCTGGTGGATTGAAAAAGACCGCAAAAAAGCCCTTCGCATCATCAAACTGATCAAAGAAGTTCAGCGCGACCCCTTTCATGGTGCCGGCAAACCGGAACCTTTAAAACATGAGCTTTCCGGTTGCTGGTCCCGACGGATTGACCAGGAACACCGGCTTGTCTATGAAGTGACAAAAGACACCATAAGAATACTGGCCTGCCGCTATCACTATTAA
- a CDS encoding PIN domain-containing protein, whose translation MKALDTNLLIRFLVKDDQQQAEAVYNLFKAAETNRESLFIPLLVVLETIWVLESVYGTTREEILDVLEALMMMPILTFEAQPVIRYFIVSARASKTELSDLLIAASAHLSGCDHVLTFNRAASKFDLFELVKK comes from the coding sequence ATGAAGGCACTGGACACCAACCTGTTGATCCGCTTTCTTGTCAAAGACGACCAGCAACAGGCCGAAGCGGTTTATAACCTGTTCAAGGCAGCCGAAACAAACCGGGAATCCCTGTTTATTCCCCTGCTGGTGGTGCTTGAAACCATATGGGTGCTGGAGTCGGTCTATGGAACAACACGCGAAGAGATTCTCGATGTCCTGGAGGCCCTGATGATGATGCCCATTTTGACTTTTGAAGCGCAGCCTGTGATCCGGTATTTTATCGTGTCGGCCCGGGCGTCAAAAACCGAGCTTTCCGATCTCCTGATTGCCGCTTCAGCCCACCTGTCAGGCTGTGACCATGTGCTGACCTTTAACCGGGCGGCATCCAAATTCGATTTATTCGAACTGGTAAAAAAGTAA